The Raphanus sativus cultivar WK10039 chromosome 2, ASM80110v3, whole genome shotgun sequence DNA segment AATAACAGCAATGAAATGCATAGGAATCATGTGTTATCTGTATATGCATGAATGTAGCAATGAAATAACTTGCTATATAAAGTGTATATTCtgtaatgaaaaaataatattaatcacCACTCTTTATATAGTAAAATGAGTTGAGCAATGTATTTACTATGACCTAACGTACAcgtttgtaaaaataaaatttaccaTTACTGAAAATTGAAGTGTGAGCAAAGAATAGTCTGATTTAAGTTTTTGCTCGAATACAaaagattagttttttttccCAGAAATTTAGTTAATCAACAGGTCCGGTTACATGTGACTAACGTGGAGATACAAAGATTAGtagtattaaatatatttacaataactTAACTTGGTTTGAGCATGGATCACTCCTTGCTACGTGATGTCTAAGCGAAGAACACGTGCTTCCTCTGACTTTTAATTGATTGGCTGATGAGTTTTGGAAGAAGAGTAACGTAGCTTCATCAAGCTACATTGAAGAAGATAAATAGGCTCCAACATGCTACTTGTGATATACTTCATCAGCTTAAAGGATGCATGCAAGCTTATCATCAAGTCAATAGAAGTTCTGAGCCGACACAGTGATAAATAAACAGCTTGTCCCACATGTTACTTGTAGTCATAGTATTAGCTAAACGAAATATTATATTGCAAGATAATGATATATGTTTCACCCTATCACATAggccaaaatatatatatggtgcTTTACTACATAAACAGACACATTTAGTcataaagttaaatatttaacaatGGAACTTTTACTCCCACATCCTTCAAACTCATCTCCTCTGACTGTTCTCGGTTTCTTAGACCGAGCAGCCTCCGTTTACGGCGACTCTCCTTCCCTCGTCCACGCGACCACCACCCATACTTGGTCTGAAACCCACTCTAGATGTCTTCGTGTCGCTTCGACTCTTTCTTCATCCTCCCTCGGAATCAACCGTGGCCAAGTTGTCTCCGTTATTGGTCACAACGTCCCTTCTGTCTACGAGCTTCAGTTCGCTGTTCCAATGTCTGGCGCGGTCCTCAACAACATCAACCCTCGTTTGGACGCTCATGCACTCTCTGTTGTTCTGCGCCACAGTGAATCCAAGCTCGTTTTCGTTGACCATCAGTCGAGTTCTTTAGTCCTTGAAGCTGTCTCGTTCTTGCCCAAGAATGAGAAACCTCGTCTTGTCCTCCTCCAAGATGACAGCAACACGTAAGGCCGGTTCGGGGTACAACCTGAACAATCGGTTCGGTcccaaattattttaaaagctACATAGATCACATGCTccaaattattaatattttttagtgttttaaaaatctttttatacAGATAACATGTCTAGGAGGTAAATCTAATATAAACGAAATGATTTttaagaacaatttttttctagTAGTATAGACATTCCAAAAATCAGTGTAGATACCCGCAAAATcaataattttctataaaatgtCTAATTACTTTCTTGAacattgatatattttattaagattaatcCTTTATTTTAAACAACTATATATTAAGATTAATCCAAAAATGATGATAAACACCTTAAATTTCAGATCGGACATTGCCAACATGTCAACCTCTTCGTCCGCTGACGTGGATTTTCTCGACACATACGAAGGTGTTATGGAGAGAGGAGACTCGGAGTTCAAGTGGGTCCGTCCTAACAACGAGTGGAACCCAATGGTGCTTAACTACACCTCGGGAACGACGTCGTCTCCCAAGGGTGTGGTACTTAGCCATAGAGCAGTTTTCATGAGCACGGTTAACTCTTTGCTCTACTGGTCTATGCCTAACCGACCAGTCTACCTATGGACACTACCGATGTTCCACGCCAACGGTTGGGGCTACACATGGGCCACAGCCGCTGTGGGGGCCACAAACATATGTGTCAGAAGAGTAGACGCTCCCACCATTTTCGAGTTGATAGACAAACACCAAGTGACTCACATGTGCGCCGCGCCGATGGTTCTCAACATGTTGACTAACTATCCAGCTCGGAAGCAGCTTAACCGACCGGTCCAGGTTATGACAGCCGGAGCTCCTCCTCCGGCCACGGTCATCTCCAGCGCCGAGAATCTAGGTTTTAATGTGAGTCACGGTTACGGGCTGACGGAAACTGGCGGTCTAGTTGTCACGTGCGCGTGGAAGCCCGAGTGGGACGGGCTAGGACAAGACGAGAGAGCAAAGCTCAAGTCAAGGCAAGGGATCAGAACCGCGGTGTTCGCGGAAGCTGACGTGCTGGACACGCTAACGGGAAAGAGCGTGAAGCGCGACGGAGTCACTGTGGGAGAGATCGTCTTCAGAGGCGGTTCAGTCATGTTGGGATACTACAAAGACCCGGAAGGCACCGCGGGGTGTATGAGAGGAGACGGATGGTTCTACACTGGAGACATTGGTGTGATGCACCCGGACGGTTACTTGGAAGTCAAGGATAGGTCAAAGGATGTGATCATATGCGGAGGAGAGAACATCAGCAGCACGGAAGTTGAGACGGTTTTGTACACGAACCAGGCGGTTAAGGAAGCGGCTGTGGTGGCTAAACCGGACAAGATGTGGGGAGAGACTCCGTGTGCGTTTGTGAGCTTGAAGTGTGGTGATGATGGTGGGGCTGTTACTGAGAGAGAGATAAGGGAGTTTTGTAAGAAGAAGCTACCGAAGTATATGGTTCCAAGGAATGTGGTTTTCATGGAGGAGCTTCCGAAGACTTCTACCGGAAAGATTCAGAAGTTTCTTCTTAGACAAATGGCTAAGTCTTTGCCTTGATTGAACTACACAATCTTAAGTACACTGTATGGTTTACCTAAAGTAGAAGTCTCTGGTTCATTAGTTTGTCTCTATTTTCTTGTCGCCAATCATTAAATGTTTGTCCGGTTCTTAGTACCTACTCTCTCTTTTTTACAAAAAGACCAAAAATAATTCTGCATTTCCAAAATaatttaacatatgttataaaccattggatGGACGGCCATAACCGAACCGTACCGGACAGTACCGGGCGGACGTACCGGACATACAATACCGAACCGGACCAGACGCATGAGAAAGAAATGAAGACTTAGACTTTaccatatttatgttttgtattaggataatactatttccatgtatttactatttcctattggaaataggatctttccatttatctaTTCCTggtaacatgtatatatatagatgcctattggcacatcaataataagaagaaatacaagttttacaacacgttatcagcacgagagctCTGAGAAAACCCTGAGTGAATTTCGAAACCCTTTTTCCCAGCAACCACcataaaccctagaaatcaGACGAAACTTCAAAACACCGTATCTCCTCAACCCgacggatccagacgacgagccacctatcaaattcaagatctcgacgagacgaatccaacgccgtcgacCTCATCGCAATCCGATACCGGACGCGTTCTCACGAGCTATTACAAGAAGCGCCGTCAACttgattcaaaaccctaattcggaCGCAACTTCGAATCGAcgtatctctcaaaccataAGGAGTTAGCCGACGTTActtatatcaaattgaagctctcgacgagaagaatccatcaCCGGAAACCTCGTCTCAATCCGACTTCAGACGCGTTCTCCACCTCCGTTTCAATCCGCGTtgacaatttcctttttactaaagGAAACCCTAGCTGTCTTTCCATTCTCATCCGACCAGCACACATATTGACCATCCGACGAATTGATCAGCACCCGATAAGCCACCAGACGATCCGACAGTTCATCCAACAGCCGGTAGAGGTTCCGGACGATTCGATCAGCCCGTTCCTTGCTCGCGATAGATGTTCAAGCCGTTCGCggttttctctcctctctctaggtggtccagtttcagattctctccaatctaaaggtaaataaaatctgaaacaccctttggaaccatatcaaaacgaatttggttgtttgttaaaggattgaacattaaaatttgatgaacctaaaaacctaggacaattgaatccctaaataaatttgaggaattaggatttggtttagttctcccGTTAAGTTGCTAGATCAAACGGTCATTAGGTTGTTAGAAGCACAAATATTCCTTATTCAATAAgagattgattaaatcaattaaaaccaaaacactaagTGTTCTTGGATCTCGAAAACCTtatgatctgaatgatcaatcGGAGCCAATAGAAATCGATCACCCCTTAAACCCATCTTGGTCGATTTCACAAACTATAAATTCTATAAACTGAAATctgaattattttattgattgcttgattgattgatttgttGAAATTTCCTTTCTgctaaaatggaaaatttcattttctgaaaaaaatagaaagtttcattttctgaaaaaaatagaaagtttccttttctgaaaaaatagaaagtttccttttataaaaaatttccttttctgAAAAGTTTTCAGCTTATGTTAAATTGCATATTCCATACTGAATTTGAAATAGGAATATTGCTAGAATGCtcaccattgatcattgattgcTTAAAGGGATATTTCATGTTGATTGATTAATACTTGttagaaaattttgttttggttggtgTGAACCATTGATATATTGAgtgataaaatttctaaaagtattttcatgtttgattgaTTATTTGAATGCATGAATTCTAagaattgattgattgattgatatgattcagatgtcaaCCTTGGATTATGATACCCTAGAAATTTCTGGAGAAAATTATCTAGGATGGGCAATGAATATCTCATATATACTATGGACAGAGGGTCTTGGGAAATGTATCATCAAGGATGATCATGGAACCAAGAACGAAATGGCATTAACAGTAATGAGCCATCATCTCATTGAGGAACTGAGAAATCAGTACCGAGATATAGAGAGCCCCCGATGCCTCTGGACAGAATTAATGTCCAGATACACTAAGGTGTTATTACCAAAGATAAGGCATGAGTGGATGAGCCTCAGATTCCGGGACTATGGGTCCGTGGAAGAATATAATTATACCTTGTCCGAAATAGCTCATAACCTGATATTATGtggtgaaaaaaaaagttaacagaTGAGGAATTATTTGAAAAGACATTCTCTACAGCAGATCCAAGAGATCTATTTTTACATCATAGAGAGAAATGTTTCACCACATACAATGATCTGTTTTCATACTTATTACAAAGAGAGTGGATGAATCAAATAAAGAATGAGATGAGTGGTTATGAAGCAGATTGTGATGAAAGAGATAATAAATCCGAGGAAGCCACATCCAAAGTGACA contains these protein-coding regions:
- the LOC108843108 gene encoding probable acyl-activating enzyme 4 codes for the protein MELLLPHPSNSSPLTVLGFLDRAASVYGDSPSLVHATTTHTWSETHSRCLRVASTLSSSSLGINRGQVVSVIGHNVPSVYELQFAVPMSGAVLNNINPRLDAHALSVVLRHSESKLVFVDHQSSSLVLEAVSFLPKNEKPRLVLLQDDSNTSDIANMSTSSSADVDFLDTYEGVMERGDSEFKWVRPNNEWNPMVLNYTSGTTSSPKGVVLSHRAVFMSTVNSLLYWSMPNRPVYLWTLPMFHANGWGYTWATAAVGATNICVRRVDAPTIFELIDKHQVTHMCAAPMVLNMLTNYPARKQLNRPVQVMTAGAPPPATVISSAENLGFNVSHGYGLTETGGLVVTCAWKPEWDGLGQDERAKLKSRQGIRTAVFAEADVLDTLTGKSVKRDGVTVGEIVFRGGSVMLGYYKDPEGTAGCMRGDGWFYTGDIGVMHPDGYLEVKDRSKDVIICGGENISSTEVETVLYTNQAVKEAAVVAKPDKMWGETPCAFVSLKCGDDGGAVTEREIREFCKKKLPKYMVPRNVVFMEELPKTSTGKIQKFLLRQMAKSLP